A single window of Colletes latitarsis isolate SP2378_abdomen chromosome 6, iyColLati1, whole genome shotgun sequence DNA harbors:
- the Hus1-like gene encoding hus1-like checkpoint clamp component, whose translation MKFRCRMVNVIAMRDFTNVVNIISRLTRQCTLRLSPNELCFNVGDDRSSMVWAELNQQHFFTEYIMNGVTEEQNEIYLKFDATMLAKSLNPLRAIAKSVKIKLTNKRQPCLTLEIELPSLSIESQQCLHDVPVKVIPRRDWPEYQAPNIPEFDISVDMPQLKYVRSIVERMKNMSPRLTLSADKCGMFVLEIDTDSATVSTHFQDLQVWSCSQNEDVDKVSATVDIKKFHMFLAWDIVHPDVVKCNILQDRMVNLYLQLADYLKIQYFVPSIAT comes from the exons ATGAAATTTAGATGCAGAATGGTGAACGTTATCGCTATGCGAGATTTTACAA ACGTTGTTAACATTATTTCACGATTAACGCGTCAATGCACCTTACGATTATCACCGAACGAATTATGCTTCAACGTCGGCGACGACCGATCGTCGATGGTGTGGGCGGAACTAAATCAACAACATTTCTTCACCGAATACATTATGAACGGCGTTACCGAGGAACAaaacgaaatttatttaaaattcgatGCTACCATGTTGGCCAAGTCGTTGAATCCTCTGCGAGCGATCGCGAAAAGCGTAAAAATCAAATTGACGAACAAACGACAACCGTGTTTAACGTTGGAGATCGAATTGCCGTCGTTAAGTATAGAATCCCAACAATGTTTGCACGATGTACCAGTTAAGGTTATACCACGACGAGATTGGCCGGAATATCAAGCACCAAATATACCGGAATTTGAC ATATCGGTGGACATGCCACAACTCAAGTACGTAAGAAGCATCGTGGAGAGAATGAAGAACATGAGCCCGCGATTAACGTTAAGCGCCGACAAGTGTGGTATGTTCGTGCTTGAAATCGATACGGATAGCGCGACGGTTTCCACGCACTTCCAGGACCTCCAAGTATGGAGTTGCAGTCAAAACGAGGACGTCGACAAAGTGTCGGCAACcgtagatattaaaaaatttcatatgttTTTGGCATGGGACATTGTGCATCCGGACGTTGTGAAATGTAACATACTTCAAGATAGAATGGTAAACTTGTACTTACAGTTGGCGGATTATCTTAAGATACAGTATTTCGTTCCCTCGATAGCTACCTGA
- the Nup62 gene encoding nucleoporin 62, whose product MSFTFQASKQPAITTCATNSPSTTFTFGATGAGDAGKPTGFLQTSTPVQNKPGSMFGTGLSTTTAQGTGFGFGTPPVAPSIATTQQTPGLTFGTGTVASTGITPGATSTVAPTGFSAATPAGSTLGFSLGSSTAATTAAVPTSGFVAKPLTSGFSLGGGEATSSAGTTGLTFGTPNTMTTGTGFTLGAASTATTTSTTTTSATGFSLNTTGTTSAATGFSLNKTSAAPSLTTSSAQLSLGTTTTVSSSASANPPASINSFEESINKWTLELEEQEKVFVNQAAQVNAWDKLLISNGEKIVALNQEVERVKIEQQQLEHELDYVVGQQKELEDFLVPLEKELASLPVSDPEREYTYRLAEDLDTQLKRMSEDLKEIIEHLNQANRTQDSSDPIVQIGKILNAHMNSLQWLHQQTSLLNQKIQQIDQLHQNIKQENEQSFNLAYK is encoded by the exons ATGAGTTTCACATTCCAAGCTTCAAAACAACCGGCCATTACTACTTGTGCGACTAATTCTCCAAGTACAA CTTTTACGTTTGGAGCAACCGGTGCTGGAGATGCAGGAAAACCAACAGGGTTTTTGCAGACGTCGACACCTGTGCAAAATAAACCTGGTAGCATGTTTGGCACCGGATTAAGTACAACCACTGCTCAAGGTACAGGATTTGGTTTTGGAACACCACCTGTGGCTCCTTCGATTGCTACGACTCAGCAAACGCCTGGTTTGACCTTTGGCACCGGTACGGTTGCAAGTACTGGCATAACTCCTGGTGCTACTAGTACAGTGGCACCTACAGGATTCTCAGCAGCGACTCCAGCTGGAAGTACCCTAGGTTTTAGTTTAGGAAGTTCTACAGCAGCTACAACAGCGGCAGTACCTACGTCAGGTTTCGTAGCTAAGCCCCTCACTAGCGGATTCTCCTTGGGAGGCGGCGAAGCCACCTCGTCCGCCGGAACAACGGGTTTAACGTTTGGTACACCAAATACAATGACAACAGGAACAGGATTTACTCTCGGCGCAGCATCTACCGCGACAACAACATCGACTACGACGACGTCGGCAACAG GTTTCTCTTTAAACACCACGGGAACAACCTCTGCGGCCACGGGATTCTCGTTAAACAAAACTTCCGCTGCTCCGAGTCTTACGACCTCGAGTGCTCAATTATCATTAGGAACGACTACCac TGTTAGTTCATCTGCAAGCGCGAATCCACCAGCATCCATAAACTCGTTCGAAGAGTCGATCAACAAATGGACTTTAGAATTAGAGGAACAGGAGAAAGTGTTTGTTAACCAAGCTGCGCAAGTTAATGCTTGGGATAAGTTACTTATATCCAATGGAGAAAAAATAGTAGCCCTTAATCAAGAGGTCGAAAGAGTGAAGATCGAACAGCAACAATTGGAACATGAATTGGACTATGTT GTTGGCCAGCAAAAAGAATTAGAGGACTTTTTGGTACCATTGGAGAAGGAATTGGCGTCTCTTCCGGTCTCCGATCCAGAAAGAGAGTACACGTATCGCTTAGCGGAGGATCTCGACACGCAACTGAAACGTATGTCGGAGGATTTGAAGGAAATCATCGAACATTTGAATCAAGCTAATCGTACGCAAGACTCCAGCGATCCGATCGTTCAAATTGGCAAAATATTGAACGCGCACATGAACAGTTTGCAGTGGTTGCACCAACAAACGAGCCTGCTCAATCAGAAGATACAACAAATCGATCAACTGCATCAGAACATCAAACAAGAGAATGAACAAAGTTTCAACTTAgcgtataaataa
- the LOC143342882 gene encoding UDP-glucuronosyltransferase 2B19 translates to MSGLVKLCACLCLLHVVSSSTLTAPPQSAVVVAFEDIYDLSLLANTLSDQGIDATLIIPASSEIDLYETLIDVEVLTVDVRVEATAYPESKAIQACETLLKDSQIAKKIQEIQPTFVIFPALRHDGCLIPWTKSIESIPVIWTRNSDEEVYAFEYTGTALPIQSAGFWTRLRTSFSRRSIFSAGRDEYAAYALRIAGKYLPDTGYNLDNLYSDVRLILRGADVLLRSDFAPLTQLIVEVGCHHCRGAHPLQGDLHKSLIEFRMGTIVVLLDENYKTLIRELAQKLPQGRDGQAVVWKNMKWQTTDAAQPENLFVVATVDRQDLIGYSRTRVVLSHCTDSELLEAGFHGSPVICFPRNAYESKNAARALQFGFGRSVGDIHGISSGEIVSTVTQIHETPEYRENARRVSLAIRDRINPSVDRLIYWLGYMARTKDGNLEFLTAVKPARTPNEDLQFFLGLLVGSILGISVTVCGTLTWYLLVSKRSQRSKGRYRR, encoded by the exons ATGTCTGGGCTGGTAAAATTATGCGCGTGCCTCTGTCTGCTACATGTCGTAAGCAGCTCAACATTGACTGCACCCCCGCAATCGGCAGTGGTGGTCGCGTTCGAGGATATCTACGATCTGTCCTTGTTAGCCAACACTTTGTCGGATCAAGGGATCGATGCCACGCTGATAATACCGGCGTCCAGCGAGATCGATCTCTACGAGACTTTGATAGACGTGGAAGTGCTGACGGTGGACGTTCGAGTCGAGGCAACCGCGTATCCCGAGAGCAAAGCGATTCAAGCTTGCGAAACGTTGCTGAAGGATAGTCAAATCGCGAAGAAGATACAGGAAATTCAACCTACGTTCGTCATATTTCCTGCACTCAG gcACGATGGCTGCTTGATACCGTGGACCAAGAGCATCGAGTCCATTCCAGTGATATGGACGCGCAACTCGGACGAGGAGGTGTACGCGTTCGAGTACACGGGCACGGCGTTGCCGATTCAGAGTGCCGGATTTTGGACGAGGCTGCGAACGAGTTTCTCAAGGAGGTCAATATTCTCCGCGGGTCGGGACGAGTACGCGGCGTATGCTCTCCGGATAGCGGGAAAATACTTGCCAGACACCGGTTACAATTTAGACAATCTTTACTCGGATGTTCGCCTCATACTGCGGGGCGCTGATGTCCTCCTGCGGTCGGACTTTGCCCCCCTCACGCAGCTGATAGTCGAG GTCGGCTGTCACCATTGCAGAGGAGCACACCCGTTACAAGGGGACCTGCACAAGTCGTTGATCGAGTTTCGAATGGGGACGATCGTGGTGCTCCTGGACGAAAATTACAAGACGTTAATTAGAGAGTTGGCGCAAAAGTTGCCGCAAGGCAGGGATGGCCAAGCAGTCGTTTGGAAGAATATGAAGTGGCAGACCACGGACGCCGCGCAGCCAGAGAACCTTTTTGTTGTCGCGACGGTTGATCGGCAAGATCTGATAG GCTATAGCCGCACAAGAGTGGTGCTAAGTCACTGCACCGACTCGGAGCTCTTGGAGGCCGGGTTTCACGGATCACCGGTGATATGTTTCCCCAGGAATGCCTACGAGTCCAAGAACGCGGCTCGAGCGTTGCAGTTCGGTTTCGGGCGGTCCGTGGGTGATATCCATGGCATTTCTAGCGGGGAAATAGTAAGCACTGTGACCCAGATCCACGAGACGCCCGAGTACCGCGAGAACGCTCGACGGGTCTCTTTGGCCATCCGTGACAGAATAAATCCTTCGGTGGATAGGCTGATCTACTGGCTTGGCTACATGGCACGGACCAAAGACGGGAACCTAGAATTCCTCACGGCAGTTAAACCCGCGAGAACGCCCAACGAGGACCTCCAGTTTTTCCTTGGCCTGCTCGTGGGCAGCATTTTGGGGATTTCCGTGACCGTCTGCGGCACGCTGACGTGGTACCTCCTTGTTTCCAAACGATCCCAAAGATCGAAGGGAAGGTACAGGCGGTAA